A single region of the Lagopus muta isolate bLagMut1 chromosome 24, bLagMut1 primary, whole genome shotgun sequence genome encodes:
- the LOC125684292 gene encoding CMRF35-like molecule 8, whose product MELRVLLLLLLCCPGLPAQTPEAEISQREGSTFSIECPYATQPDNKQLKAWCRLRNARCELVVLTLASMQYRYSDRARQGHITIQDGNRTVSITMSELQVEDSGIYSCVYSSNYVLLKTVSLNVYKELHRQELDGLSVQCPYGALGHSGGRKAWCQQRGEAECSLLVSTRYSHTWGSSGRVWNRSSSIQDDAQRGIVTITMDKLQAQDSGVYWCALYSPFQRPAFTRIMEVRLFVDKIPAATTLSVTTGSSQKNSSGNSTQPRNTIIISVALCILLILALVITTTLGIRQRKKQKTGGNRQAEDTYDKPESPAQLESTERMGRTTDDSRDLNYITLDFKSQLSSDEPLYCNVELSQTPRKPTEENVEYAIIAHKQLPKNDKG is encoded by the exons ATGGAGCTGAGAGTTCTCCTCctgttgctgctctgctgcccag GTCTCCCAGCCCAAACACCTGAAGCTGAGATTAGCCAACGGGAAGGAAGCACGTTCTCTATCGAGTGCCCTTACGCAACACAGCCTGACAACAAGCAACTGAAAGCCTGGTGCCGCCTGAGGAACGCACGATGCGAGCTTGTAGTGCTGACACTTGCCTCAATGCAGTACAGATACTCAGACAGGGCCAGGCAGGGCCACATTACAATACAGGATGGCAACAGGACCGTGTCCATCACCATGTCTGAGCTCCAGGTAGAGGACTCAGGCATATATTCCTGTGTGTATAGCAGCAACTATGTTCTACTGAAGACCGTCTCGCTGAATGTTTACAAGG AGTTACACAGGCAGGAGCTGGACGGTCTGTCCGTGCAGTGCCCATACGGGGCCCTGGGCCACAGCGGGGGAAGAAAAGCCTGGTGCCAACAACGAGGTGAGGCTGAGTGCTCACTCCTAGTGAGCACACGTTACTCTCACACATGGGGCAGCAGCGGAAGAGTCTGGAACAGAAGCAGCTCAATCCAGGATGATGCCCAGAGAGGGATTGTCACCATCACCATGGAcaagctgcaggcacaggacTCTGGTGTGTACTGGTGTGCGCTCTACAGCCCCTTTCAACGCCCTGCATTCACCCGGATAATGGAGGTCAGGCTCTTTGTGGACAAGA TACCAGCTGCAACGACTTTGTCAGTTACTACAGGCTCAAGTCAGAAAAACTCTTCTGGCAACAGCACACAGCCACG GAACACCATCATAatctctgtggctctgtgcaTCCTGCTCATCCTGGCATTGGTCATCACAACAACACTGGGCATCAGGCAGCGCAAGAAGCAGAAGACAGGAG GTAACAGACAAGCAGAGGACACGTATGACAAACCAGAGAGCCCAGCACAG CTTGAGAGCACTGAAAGAATGGGAAGAAccacagatgacagcagagatCTAAATTACATTACTCTGGACTTTAAatcccagctcagctctgatgAACCTCTCTACTGCAATGTTGAACTGAGTCAGACTCCCAGGAAACCCACAGAGGAAAATGTGGAATATGCCATCATTGCACACAAGCAGTTACCTAAGAATGACAaaggatga